GACGGTGGCACCGCAGACAGAACAAGTTTGGCAAGGTGTGGGAACAAACCAAGGTAACGACGCGGATAGTCGTGAGTTACTTCAATTGGATTTGGCAGCATAGTCGCTTGAAGACGACAGCAGCGCAACGAGCAGGATTAACGCTACAGCCCTGGACTTGGCATGATTTAATCACTTATCCCACTATTATTTGATGCACTACCGTCTTGTGATAGTTAGCGGGTGATCAGGTGACGAGCATCACGTGATCGCTGGCCTCCAGCAGCTCAACTCCTCAAAGCCACTTGTAAATGAAGAGCTTGACTCGAATTATTCCTCTAGAAACCAGCATCTCAACCATGATGGAATGAACGAATTGCGCTCATACTGACGTTTCATCAAATCATCAAAAACGGTTTGATTGAGATAGCAATAATTCGAGGAGTAGGAGAAAAAAGTATTTGTTTTAAGTATTGCAACTGCGGGCAAATGTCCTGGTGGTGCTGTCAAAGAATATTGAAGGTCAGTGTAATACAGACGACCATCTTCAAAAGACCAACCAACACAATCAATAAAAGCAGCGTAAGCACGCTCATTTTTCCAGGAACCCTGTTCTGGGGGATAGGTATTTGATACTCTTTTCCAAATACGCTGTTGAACACTAAAACCAAAACGTCCTTTACTATATCTAAGCCATAGCTTATTAATTAGTTTGAGATCGCCAGGAGGAATCTCTTCTACCTCAAGACAATGCCAACGATCTTTATATGGCATTAAGTCATAGATAATTTTTGCTGTTTCCTCATCAGCTTCCTTCCACTGCTCAGCCTCAAGTAGGTCATGCAGTCTTTTGTACTTACCTTCTGTGACAAAGATTGAGCCGTTACCTGTGTTTGCAGGAACCTCATCGGCAAGTTGAACCAATTTCTTAGCAATTTCTTCTATGTCAGTAGTAGAAGAGCCTATAGACTTCTTCCATTTGAAAAGCCTTTTTCGAAGTTTAGAGTTTTTATAACCTTGAGTTTTCAATTCTTGAACAACCCGCTCCTCGGCTTCTTCTTTAGAGTAGTTTTGCGTTCGAAGCTGATTCAAAATCTCTTGAATTTGAGCAGTAAAATGAGATAAATCCTGACCTATATATATCTGATTTCCTTGGATTTTAATATAATCACCCTGTACATAATCACCCTCGATAAACTCATTATAGGTTCCACCACTCAGGTTGATATTTTTGTTATAGTTACTGCCACCCTTCACAAAAGAAAGTACTTGTCTGATTAGCCGCTGATTTATCCAGCTTGAAAAATACAAATAACATCCAATTAAAAATATAGGAATACCTATAAAAAATCGGAGTGATGGTATTTTCCAGGTAATTATGAAGCCGATCGAAACCAAAAATAAACCCGAAAGGCAATACTGCCAGTCCTTCGGGATTCTAGAGATAATCTGTATTAGTGAAACAGATTTTTTCTCTTGCATTGAGGTTTCTCTTACTGCTTCACTGGAGGGGGAGATTTAATAAATTCAGAGCGATTTTGATTACCTCGACAGCAGCTTGCCCTATGAGTCCATTCGCAGCACCATCTCGCACATACTGGCCTAACTTAGCCAGTTTCTGCTTGATATTAGGTTGGCTTTTTGCCTGATTAGCTAGCTCGGCGGCAACAAATTTCTGCGCTTCGTCTGGACTACATTTCCTCTCAGCTTGAATTTGAGTAAGGTGATGTTGAATTTGAGAAATGAATTGCGATAAGTCTTGACTGATATTTATGTAGTTGCCTTGGATGTTAATAGAGTCTCCTTGTACGTAGCCTCCCTGGATCGATTCGTTATAAGTTCCACCACTCATATTGATGATGCGATCGCCACTCATACAAAAATCCATTTAGTGTTTTTAGGATCTTAAATCTCTTTTGTCTGAATGGGGATGGCGACTTTTACTACAACACTAAAAGTTTAAAGTAAGCTTTTTGTTGTCCCAAGCGATCGCGCTTAATTGCCGCCGCCTCACAGGAAGTAACGCAACCGCCATTGGCCCCACAATCAAGTAGAACGAGCCAAAAGGAATCCCCCTACCCCGAAGCCAAAGATATTCGGTAGCCAAGCTGCCATGATGGGAGAGAATGCTCCCGCTTGGCCTAAAGCTGCACTGAGAAAGGCCAATATGTAGTAGACAAAGATAATTAAAATGCTGAGGCCGAAACCTGTAGCTCGGTTGGTGCGGCCTGGTTTAGCGCCTAACACAGCACCGATTAAACCAAAGACCACACAAACAAAAGGAAAGGCATATTTGCGTTGGATCTGTACCCTCAACTTACGCAGGCTTTGCTCATCCGCACTTTGCCTGAGCAAAGAGAGATACTGCTGCGCTTCAGCAATATTCATCTCATTGCTGTCTTTATTCCAGTTGGCTAAGTCGAGTGGGGTGCGAGCGATCGCAAAGGCTTGCTGTTGAAATTCCTGAATGCCGCTATAAGAGCCATCTGGGGCAACTGCATAAATAGTGCCATCAGAAAAATCCCAGACTTTTTGAGTGGGATTCCAGACGGCAGATTTGGCTGACACAATTTGTTGCAAGTTTTTTTGGCTAAACGTCAGCACCGTGAGGTTGAGCATGCGTTGTCCATCAAATTGCTTGGCATAGAACAACTGCGACAGGGCTTGCTCTGTTCTACCATCGGGTCGCTTGAGGTTGCTAAATTGTCGGTAGAAGATATCGCGCTGTTGAAAGGTGGGTCGATCGTTCTTCAACGTTCGATTCAGTAAAACGGAAGCTTGATAAGTAGTCTGAGGAGCGATCGCTTCGTTCAGGGCAAACGTGCAACCTGTCACGGCTAAGCTCAAAATTAGCGCCGGAACTACCAAGCGTCGAACGCTAATCCCACAACCCCGCAGCGCGATTAATTCGCTATCGGTTGCGAGCCGACCGTAGGCAATCAACGTTGCCAGCAAAGTAGACATGGGCAAGGCATATACGACAAACTCTGGCAACCGCAGAAAAAAGATCTGAATCGCTAAACTCAGCGGCAGATCGTCGCCTGTTACCTTGCGAACCAAATCAAATAAAGTGCCAATCGAAACCGCGATCGCCGAAAATGCTCCTACACCAAACAAAAACGGCATGATCAGTTGACTGCTAATGTAGCGATCCATTAAGGATAAGCCACCCGTCAACCAAGCTAGGGGCCAGAACAGAAATCGGAAAGATTTTGTGATGCTAGTCATAGAAGCCGAAGCCCTGGCGAACAGTCGAACCGAGCTGCAACGCTAACGTTGGAAGTTGTCTCCTAGGTAGTACTGCCGCACCAAGGGATTATTGTAGAGTTCTTCGGCATTACCAGAGGCTAAAATTTGCCCATCCCGCATAATATACGCGCGATCGGTAATTGCTAAGGTTTCCCGTACGTTGTGGTCTGTAATCAAGATGCCCATTTGGCGATCGCGCAACCGACTGACAATTTCTTGAATTTCCGCCACCGCGATCGGGTCTACACCTGCGAAAGGTTCATCGAGTAACAAAAATTTGGGGCCTTCTCGTCCTGCTGCCAAGGCTCTGGCGATTTCGGTTCGCCGCCGTTCTCCACCGGAAACCCTCACACCCAAGGTAGAAGCAACTTTTTCTAAGCGAAACTCTTGTAGCAAATGGTTCAGGCGCGATCGCCACTCTCGCCGAGGAATCTTGGTCTGCTCCAGCACCAACAAAATATTGTCTCGGACACTCAAATGCCGAAAAATACTAGGTTCCTGGGCCAGGTAGCCAATCCCCAACCGAGCCCGTGAGTGCATGGGTAAGCTTGTGATCTCACGATCATCCAGCCAGACGCGGCCTTGATTGGGCTTTTCTAGCCCAGTGGCGATGTAGAACGTGGTAGTTTTTCCAGCACCATTCGGGCCTAGCAAACCCACGATTTCTCCTTGGGAAACCGAAAGACTAACCCGATTGACGATCGTGCGCTTGCCGTAGGATTTGTGGATATTCTCCAGTACAATCTTCAACGATTTTTACTCCCAACCTAGCTGCATCACCGACCAATCGGCCTTGATGGTATCAAAGATGAGTGGTCTGAGGCTAGTTCTACTGGCTAGTTCTACTGGCTAGGCTCCTAAGATCCAGGGTTCGCATCAAAAAGGTGGGTTCGCCACAGCGGGTGGAGTTGCTGGGGTTCCTGCTGGGTCAGCCACGATATAAATGGACTCAACCTGTTTGCTCGTCTGCGGTAAAGCCACAAAGCGGCCTTCGTCAATCAGATACGTAATATTCTCGCCCCGTAAACTATTGCCTTGCTGTAAAACGTACACGTTGCCCATCAAGACAATCCGGCGCTCGCGGCTGAAATATTGAGCTTGAGCCGCAGTTGCCTGAATTTGACGAGCTGGGTAAGTAATCTGGACATTGCCACGGGCCGTGACTACTCCTGTTTTGGCATTGGCTTCTTGCACATCAGAGCGCAGGGTGAGAGCGCGGCCTGGAGCAGTTTGAGCTTCAGCGCTTTTGAGTGTAGCGGGTAGAGCGATCGCGGCTAGGGTTGCAGGAACCAGCAAGGCCGCAGCGAGACGACGGCTAGTAGAACGGGACAGTTGAGCAAAAGGCAGCATAGGTCGTACAAGTTCAGGAGGGCAAAACAGTAACCGGGGCAGACCTCAGGCTGGACGAGAGGCAAAATCTCTGTAGGTAGTTTACCGAATCCTGGTGCCTAGTTCAGGAAGAAGTGTAGCAACTGAGGTAAAACCCTTGACGATTACTATCCTCTGGAAGTTTCATCGCTACTATCTTCTGTTACGAATGCCTGCAAGCTAAAGCCTGTGAGTCAGGATGGAGTGACTAAAACAATTTGAGGCCATTGGGGTTGAGGTTGGGTTGCGGAAAGGGCGATCGCCTTATCCCCTACCTGGCTCGCTTGCAATTGCTGTCTCAAACTTTCCACGTTTTCTGGGCCTAGGGCTTGAAGTTGCTGCAACAACACTGCACTTTGCTCCAGTAGATTTGTGACCTCAATGCCGCCGTAAGTGGGTTGATAGTCTCGCAGCCGATTCATGCCTTCGCCTAGCAGAATTGCCGCACCACGCCAATTGAGATTCGACAAATGATAGCAAGCCACCGCAATCTGCAAAATGCCTTGATAGAACCGTCGTAGGGGATCAATTTCCTCTAGCCACAGCGCTTCTAGAGTGTCATGGCAGGCATAAAACTCGCCTTGGTTAAACTGCTCCACCGCCTGCCAAAACTCTGGTGGCATGGGTTCACTCATACACGTGCTTCCTGACTTAGCTTCCTCAGCTTAAGCCGAGAGGCTGCTTCTGACCACGGCTAGCTCATCCATCGAAATTTCCTGTTGCTGGCCCGCAAAGTCATTGTCCGGTTGCAAAAATAGCAAGCAATGACATTCTTTGCGCTCTCGCATGGGTACGCAGGGGCAATTCCAGAACGTTGCATTGACCTCTGCCTCTTTATCTTCGTAGTGGCGGCAGGGGCAGAGGGGACAACCCAGTTGGTCTTTATGTTTGGCTAGACCCTCAATCACTACAGCCGTTACAGATGGGTCCACGCAAAAGTAGGTATTGGTGCGCTTGGCGTAGGTTTCGGCAAAATTTCGCATCGCTTCCAAGTTTTTTTCACTCGCCAAGGCGTTATTTTCAGGTGAGTCCATAGGGCAAGCTCTTCAATACAAGCGTATTCCAGCATTCTATCGCGGCGCTTCTCTAGGCTGAAGGAAGGCCAGCATCTAGCTAATTCTCTTTAACTGCTAGCGCTTGGCTCCTAGCTCTTAACGCCTCCCTAAAAGCGCTCTAGTGGCGATTGCAAGTGGGTTTGTAAAGATTTATCCGGTTGGATGACTAACCCCGGAAACTCTACGTCGCTACTAGCCATTAACGGAGCCTTCTGATCTGCGGGGGGCCATAAGACCCAACGGCTACCGGGAGGCAAGGTATTTAGGCTTTGCGGATTTTGAGTTAACCAGACCATAGACGAGTCGGGTAAACTCTCTGCTTGCACCTCTTCCCCCGCGTAGGTGCCTGCCAATGCTTCTAAAACCGAGCGATCGCCCTTTAATAATCCTGTACCCGCTGTCCACAGCTGCACATGAGTATCACGATGGGCCATGTAGAAATACAGCGAAGCCGCCGCAATCACCGCTTGTTCAAAATCGTCAGCTTGCCAAGATCCAGCGCTGTCTAGGCAGATGGCAATTTCTTCCCCACCTGTAAAAACTTCTAATTCCCGCACTCGGAATTCACCATAACGGGCGCTGGTACGCCAATGAATTAAGCGAATCGGATCGCCCCAACGGTAAGGGCGCAGGGCACGGGTGATTCCTTCAGTGGCATTTTGAGAGCGGCGGCTACTATGAAACTTAGGGCTATTTTCTCGCCCAATTTCATCAATCAAAGGGCAGGCTGTGAGCGGCAAGACGGTGGGGTAGACGATTGCCGCCGCTTTAACAGTGCGCTCCCGTCGACACCAAAACAACCCTAAAGGAGCAGCGGTGCGTAGTTGTAGAGTGTGCCAACGATACACCCCCCGCTTCTCAGTGGGCTGAAAGTAAGTCCAGCGATAAGTTTTTCCGGGTGGAATGGCCTCTACGACCGTTGCCGCAGGCTTAGCCAAGCGATAAGGTAGCAAATCTCGGACTTGCAGCAGTGTTTTGGCTTGAGCGGTGCGGTTTTCTAGGTCTAGCTCAATAGTAAGGTCGTTCCCTACGCTGACCGGATTGATGGGGCGACGTGTTACCTGAATGCTCCGCAGCGATCGCTCTGGCAAAATGGCGGCGACCCCTAACAGCGCCACAATTACCCCGCTCATCACGTATAGCCACCCGGACAGCGTATTAGTCCCTGCCGCAAAGAAAAAGATGGCAAGTCCTGCTAGGAGCCAACCACTGTAGGAGGGCGTTACCCAGTGCGTTTCTAGCCAGTCAGCGATTCTCTTGCCAAGGTTCATAGGGGATGCGTGTCCTGAAGCCAAACCGTGAGTTGGGATTGGCTCCAGTCTAGACCAAGCGATCGCGGACTTGAAAGCCCTTAGGGCAGAACAGGCGATTCTACTGGGGCTGTCAGCGGGGTAAAGCGAGGGGGTAGGCTGGCATCTTGCGGAATGAAGTTGGGGGCAAAATCAACCACTGGGTCACCCGCATCCAGACAGGTTGCCATTGCATTCGTTGGGGTTAGGTCGTCAATCCGGCGGCTCAATCCCACTACACAGTCGGCAAAGCGCTGAGGCAGCAAACTCCGGCGGCAAGTATCCAATACTTCTGGGAGGGCGGGGTTTTCGGTCTCGCGATTAATATCTACCACGCAACTGGCAAGTTCTAGAGGCCGTCGCACTTGGCGGCAAGTCAAGAGAGCATCCAGACCTGCTGCTGATGTTTGACGAGTAATTCGCTCAACACAGTTGGATAAATCTCTGGGGCGGAGAACTTCTCCACAAGCCTCAGCCACAATGGGGGGATCGATCCCCGCATCTAACAAGTTAGCGGCACAAGTTTCGTACTCATTGCGTTGAGTTTGAAACAAGAAAGCAGCACCAGCAGGGCCTGGAGGGATGGCGAGGACCAATAACCCAGCGATCGCTAGGGGTGCTCCAGACAAACGGACTAAGTAGTGCGGAAGATCGATGTGACGCATAACGGCTACTAGGAGAGCAACGAAATCAACAAATAATCAACAAACGAAGCTGCGGTGATTGTCTCACATTGTCCAGGGTTTGAGCGGAGGGTTTATAGTTGGTTGAAAAAAGGTCAGTAAAACCATCTAGAGTGAAAAAGGTAATTAAAATCCATTTCAACGACCCAGGGGGTAGTCCGGTATGCACCTGAGTGAACTGACCCATCCCAACCAATTGCGGGGTCTCTCGGTTCATCAACTGCAACAAATCGCGCGTCAGATTCGAGAAAAACATTTACAAACAGTTGCCGCCAGTGGCGGTCACCTCGGCCCCGGTTTGGGAGTCGTGGAACTGACGCTAGGGCTGTATCACACCCTAGACCTTGACCGCGATAAGGTAATTTGGGATGTGGGTCACCAGGCCTATCCCCACAAATTGATTACAGGACGCTATCACCGCTTTCACACCCTGCGCCAAAAGGACGGGGTGGCGGGCTACCTAAAGCGCGGTGAAAGCAAGTTTGACCACTTTGGCGCGGGTCATGCCTCCACCAGCATCTCAGCGGCTTTGGGCATGGCTTTAGCTCGTGACTTAAAAGGCGAGAAGTTCAAATCCGTCGCTGTGATTGGGGATGGTGCGCTCACGGGGGGTATGGCGTTGGAGGCCATTAACCACGCGGGACACCTACCCAAAACCAATCTGCTGGTGGTGCTCAACGATAACGAGATGTCGATCTCGCCCAATGTGGGAGCTTTGTCTCGCTATCTCAACAAGATGCGCCTCAGCCCTCCCATGCAATTCCTCTCGGATAACCTCCAAGAGCAAGTCAAGCAGCTTCCGTTTGTGGGCAGCTCGCTTTCTCCCGAACTGGGTCGGATCAAGGAAGGCATGAAACGCCTCGCCGTTCCCAAAGTCGGAGCGGTATTTGAAGAACTTGGCTTCACCTACATGGGGCCAATTGATGGGCACAACCTGGAAGAACTGATTGCTACCTTTGAGCATGCTCATCAGCAAGTTGGGCCAGTTTTGGTGCATGTCTCTACCATCAAAGGGAAGGGATATGCGATCGCGGAGCAAGACCAAGTTGGCTACCACGCCCAATCGCCGTTTAACTTAGCGACTGGCAAAGCGGCTCCTTCTACCAAACCCAAGCCCGCTAGCTACTCCAAAGTGTTCGGTGACACATTAGTGAAGCTAGCGGAGAACAACCCCCGGATTGTGGGTATTACTGCGGCAATGGCGACGGGGACTGGCTTAGACAAGCTCCAAGCCAAACTTCCTAAGCAATACATGGACGTAGGGATTGCCGAGCAACATGCAGTGACGATGGCAGCAGGTCTCGCCTGCGAAGACGTTCGGCCTGTTGTGGCGATCTACTCCACCTTTTTGCAGCGGGGTTATGACCAAATCATCCATGATGTCTGCATTCAAAACCTACCTGTCTTCTTCTGCATCGATAGATCAGGAATTGTAGGTGCTGATGGTCCTACCCATCAAGGCATGTATGACATTGCCTATCTACGCTGTATTCCTAATATGGTGCTGATGGCTCCCAAGGATGAAGCTGAATTGCAGCAGATGATGGTAACTGGGGTTAGCTATACCGATGGCCCGATCGCCATGCGTTATCCTCGTGGCAATGGTCATGGTGTGGCGTTAATGGAGGAAGGCTGGGAACCTCTCCCCATTGGCAAAGGAGAAGTATTGCGCCAAGGTGATGATGTCTTGCTCGTTGGCTTTGGCTCAATGGTTTACCCAGCGATGCAAGCGGCAGAAATCCTCAGTGAACATGGCATTGAGGCGACTGTCGTTAATGCCCGTTTTGCCAAACCTCTCGACATGGAACTGATTGCTCCTTTGGCGCAAAAGATTGGTCGAGTGGTGACGCTGGAAGAAGGTTGCGTCATGGGGGGCTTTGGCTCAGCGGTCATAGAAGCGCTGATGGATCAAAACGTCGTTGTGCCTGTGATGCGGATTGGTATCCCGGATGAGTTGGTTGAACATGCAACTCCAGAGGAATCTAAGGTAACGCTAGGTCTCACCCCTTCTCAAATCGCCGATCGCATCCGCACCACTTTTGTAAAGCCAGCCGCTGTAGTTAGCTAGTCATTGATCAATTATTTGTATAGGGTGAGTATTGCTCACCCTTTTTTATTGTTCTTTATTGATGAACAATAACCGAGTCACGGTTAATCTCGATATAGGTATGTTGCTGAAATAACACGACAAAAATTTGCAAGTTAGCCGTAAATATTGCTTCTAATTCGCTGTTTTTAATGTTTCCCGTTGTGACAAGTAAAAGTTTATAGGGTTTCTGAACAGTTAAAA
This region of Trichocoleus desertorum NBK24 genomic DNA includes:
- a CDS encoding GUN4 domain-containing protein, producing MQEKKSVSLIQIISRIPKDWQYCLSGLFLVSIGFIITWKIPSLRFFIGIPIFLIGCYLYFSSWINQRLIRQVLSFVKGGSNYNKNINLSGGTYNEFIEGDYVQGDYIKIQGNQIYIGQDLSHFTAQIQEILNQLRTQNYSKEEAEERVVQELKTQGYKNSKLRKRLFKWKKSIGSSTTDIEEIAKKLVQLADEVPANTGNGSIFVTEGKYKRLHDLLEAEQWKEADEETAKIIYDLMPYKDRWHCLEVEEIPPGDLKLINKLWLRYSKGRFGFSVQQRIWKRVSNTYPPEQGSWKNERAYAAFIDCVGWSFEDGRLYYTDLQYSLTAPPGHLPAVAILKTNTFFSYSSNYCYLNQTVFDDLMKRQYERNSFIPSWLRCWFLEE
- a CDS encoding LptF/LptG family permease; this translates as MTSITKSFRFLFWPLAWLTGGLSLMDRYISSQLIMPFLFGVGAFSAIAVSIGTLFDLVRKVTGDDLPLSLAIQIFFLRLPEFVVYALPMSTLLATLIAYGRLATDSELIALRGCGISVRRLVVPALILSLAVTGCTFALNEAIAPQTTYQASVLLNRTLKNDRPTFQQRDIFYRQFSNLKRPDGRTEQALSQLFYAKQFDGQRMLNLTVLTFSQKNLQQIVSAKSAVWNPTQKVWDFSDGTIYAVAPDGSYSGIQEFQQQAFAIARTPLDLANWNKDSNEMNIAEAQQYLSLLRQSADEQSLRKLRVQIQRKYAFPFVCVVFGLIGAVLGAKPGRTNRATGFGLSILIIFVYYILAFLSAALGQAGAFSPIMAAWLPNIFGFGVGGFLLARST
- the lptB gene encoding LPS export ABC transporter ATP-binding protein — encoded protein: MKIVLENIHKSYGKRTIVNRVSLSVSQGEIVGLLGPNGAGKTTTFYIATGLEKPNQGRVWLDDREITSLPMHSRARLGIGYLAQEPSIFRHLSVRDNILLVLEQTKIPRREWRSRLNHLLQEFRLEKVASTLGVRVSGGERRRTEIARALAAGREGPKFLLLDEPFAGVDPIAVAEIQEIVSRLRDRQMGILITDHNVRETLAITDRAYIMRDGQILASGNAEELYNNPLVRQYYLGDNFQR
- a CDS encoding LptA/OstA family protein, giving the protein MLPFAQLSRSTSRRLAAALLVPATLAAIALPATLKSAEAQTAPGRALTLRSDVQEANAKTGVVTARGNVQITYPARQIQATAAQAQYFSRERRIVLMGNVYVLQQGNSLRGENITYLIDEGRFVALPQTSKQVESIYIVADPAGTPATPPAVANPPF
- a CDS encoding DUF309 domain-containing protein; translation: MSEPMPPEFWQAVEQFNQGEFYACHDTLEALWLEEIDPLRRFYQGILQIAVACYHLSNLNWRGAAILLGEGMNRLRDYQPTYGGIEVTNLLEQSAVLLQQLQALGPENVESLRQQLQASQVGDKAIALSATQPQPQWPQIVLVTPS
- a CDS encoding ferredoxin thioredoxin reductase catalytic beta subunit, coding for MDSPENNALASEKNLEAMRNFAETYAKRTNTYFCVDPSVTAVVIEGLAKHKDQLGCPLCPCRHYEDKEAEVNATFWNCPCVPMRERKECHCLLFLQPDNDFAGQQQEISMDELAVVRSSLSA
- a CDS encoding DUF58 domain-containing protein produces the protein MNLGKRIADWLETHWVTPSYSGWLLAGLAIFFFAAGTNTLSGWLYVMSGVIVALLGVAAILPERSLRSIQVTRRPINPVSVGNDLTIELDLENRTAQAKTLLQVRDLLPYRLAKPAATVVEAIPPGKTYRWTYFQPTEKRGVYRWHTLQLRTAAPLGLFWCRRERTVKAAAIVYPTVLPLTACPLIDEIGRENSPKFHSSRRSQNATEGITRALRPYRWGDPIRLIHWRTSARYGEFRVRELEVFTGGEEIAICLDSAGSWQADDFEQAVIAAASLYFYMAHRDTHVQLWTAGTGLLKGDRSVLEALAGTYAGEEVQAESLPDSSMVWLTQNPQSLNTLPPGSRWVLWPPADQKAPLMASSDVEFPGLVIQPDKSLQTHLQSPLERF
- the dxs gene encoding 1-deoxy-D-xylulose-5-phosphate synthase → MHLSELTHPNQLRGLSVHQLQQIARQIREKHLQTVAASGGHLGPGLGVVELTLGLYHTLDLDRDKVIWDVGHQAYPHKLITGRYHRFHTLRQKDGVAGYLKRGESKFDHFGAGHASTSISAALGMALARDLKGEKFKSVAVIGDGALTGGMALEAINHAGHLPKTNLLVVLNDNEMSISPNVGALSRYLNKMRLSPPMQFLSDNLQEQVKQLPFVGSSLSPELGRIKEGMKRLAVPKVGAVFEELGFTYMGPIDGHNLEELIATFEHAHQQVGPVLVHVSTIKGKGYAIAEQDQVGYHAQSPFNLATGKAAPSTKPKPASYSKVFGDTLVKLAENNPRIVGITAAMATGTGLDKLQAKLPKQYMDVGIAEQHAVTMAAGLACEDVRPVVAIYSTFLQRGYDQIIHDVCIQNLPVFFCIDRSGIVGADGPTHQGMYDIAYLRCIPNMVLMAPKDEAELQQMMVTGVSYTDGPIAMRYPRGNGHGVALMEEGWEPLPIGKGEVLRQGDDVLLVGFGSMVYPAMQAAEILSEHGIEATVVNARFAKPLDMELIAPLAQKIGRVVTLEEGCVMGGFGSAVIEALMDQNVVVPVMRIGIPDELVEHATPEESKVTLGLTPSQIADRIRTTFVKPAAVVS